The genomic window AGATGAGCGAAATGGACTCTCAAAATATTAATTCGCGTGATGTCTGGCAAGGGCGCATGCTAAAAGTCAGTATCGATACAGTTTCTCTACCAAATGGCAATAGTGTTGATCTTGAAATTATTCGTCATCCAGGTGCAGCTGCAATATTACCAATAGATGATCAAAATCGTGTCGTTTTAGTTCGTCAAGTACGACATGCTACGGGTGGGTGGTTACTCGAAATACCGGCAGGAAAACTCGATGATAAAGAAGAGCCTGAAACATGTGCTAGGCGTGAATTACGTGAAGAGACGGGTTTAGTGGCTGGCAAACTTACACCTATGGGGGTTATTTGGACTACACCTGGCTTCACTGATGAACGTATTTGGCTTTTTCTTGCAACAGAATTATCTGAAGTGAAACAGTCTTTGGATGTAGATGAAGTTTTAACTATTGAACGTTATGAGTTCGATGATGCTTTAACGATGGCAATAAATGGAGAAATAGAAGATAGTAAATCAATTTGTGCCTTATTGCGTGCTCGCCATTATCTTTAAAAAATTTAAGTCTTGGCGGTATAAAAAATAATACTGAACTAAATTAACACATTAGGGACGAGTAAGATGAAGAAAATTTTTGTAAGACTTGCCATCGGGTTTACCACTTTTTGGTTGGTTGTTTTTGTAATAGTAATTATCGCTTTATTGATGCATGAGACCGTAAAAAGTGACAGTATATTAAAGATTACGTTAGCAGGGCCACTAACTGAACAAAAAACGCCAAGACTAGCAGCTTTGTTTGATGAACAGCACTCTTTCAGCATACGTGAAATTATAGAGAGTATAAAATCAGCTGCCAATGATTCACGTATAAAAGGTCTAGTGCTTGAAGTTCAACAGAGCACAGGTAGTGTTGCTTCACTAAATGAAATAGAAGAAGCTATGGCTTATTTTCGCGAAAGCGGAAAATGGAACGCCGCCTTCATTGAAACTGCGGGAGAGTTGTCATCTGGTGATGCAATTCTTGCTCTAGCTGCGACTGCAAATGAGATCTATTTAGCGCCTAGTGGTCAAATTAACTTAACTGGTTTGCGTTTGGTGGTGCCATTTTTCAAAGGTACATTAAAAAAATTAGAAATTGAGCCTTATGTTGCTAAACGCTATCAATATAAAAACGCTCCTGATACCTTTACTGAAAATAGTTTTTCAATAGCTCATAAAGAATCAATAAAAACTCTCACCGATGACTTAGAATCAACAGTTGCTGAACATTTAGCAAAACGGCGTAAAGTAACAACCGAAGTAATTGCAAAATGGCAAGAAGCTAGCCCAATAAATTCAAAAGAAGCACATGAAAAGGGGTTGGTTGATCACTTGGCCTATTGGAATACTGTTGCTACAATAGCCCAAAAAAAAGCTGGCCGTGATGATTGTTTCGTATCGTTATCCAATTATATCAATGCTCATACGTTACATAAAAATGGAAGAAAAATTGCACTAATTGTTGGTAGCGGTGAAATACATCGCGGCAATAGTTCATCACTATTAAATGGTGGGCCAGATATTGGCTGTGCAACAATGGTTAAAGCATTTAGTAATGCTCGTCAGCAAAATGTTGCTGGTATTTTATTTAGAATTAATAGTCCGGGGGGCTCATATGTGGCAAGTGATATTATTCGTCATGAAATTGAGTTGTGTCATGCTCAAAAAATTCCCGTAGTAGTTTCAATGGGAACTTATGCAGCATCTGGAGGATATCTTGCTACATTAGGTGCAGATCATGTAGTTGCAACACCAGGAACGATTACAGGTAGTATAGGGGTTTATGCCATGTCGTTTGCAACTCGACGTTTTTGGCAAAATCTATTAGGTGTAACCTTTGATGTTTATGCAACAAATCCTAATGCAGTAGACCTGTGGTTTCTTGACCCGCCAAATAAACGAGAACGCATGGCTCTCGATAGAGATCTCGATCGTATCTACCAAGATTTTATCGTTAAGACAGCTACTGCACGTAAAAAATCCTCAGATGAGATAGATGCCATTGCTAAAGGTAAAATATGGTCAGGCAAATCAGCGGTCGCCAATGGCCTTGTTGATGAATTAGGAGGTATAGAGGTTGCATTAAATCGTTTGAAATCATTAGCAAAAATTAAAGATACAGATGATGTCAATATAATTGAATTACCTATTGACGATGGACCTTTTGCTATGCTGCAGCAACTGACAAGCAAAGCTAGTTATTTCAGTAATATCAGATCATCAAAACTACGTCAGGCGATTAATACCGCTGCTCGTTGGTCAAATTCAGACAACGAAAGTTTGCTTATGTTGCCAAAAGGATTTAGCGTTCGGTTCTAATTTGAGTTATTATTCTGTTCTCTTAATTCTTTTTTAACTTAAGGAGGGGTTAATGATGACTCGCAAATTAATCGTGGTTTCATTCTCATTAGCGTTAGCGCTTTGTCTCCCAACTTTAGTAAAAGCTAATGCATCTGGAGTAGGATTAGGTGTTGCTATCGGTGGAGCTTATTCAGGAACAGAGGTGAGCCGCGCAAATGTAAGAGAGTCTGTAGGTGTTAGGCCGGCCTGGGGGTTTTTCGTAGATATTCCACTGCTACAAACATTTTATATTTCGCCAGCAGCAATGCTTTATACTTTCGAAGATATTAATGGTGATGGGAAAGATGATGCTGTTACTGATGTTGATATAAATTTTAAATTCATTGTCCCAGTTGGTACTTTACATTTTGGTGCAGGAGTTACAGCGGGATTAACCTCTGGTGTGCAAGATAGCTATGCCTATCATTATGGTGCTTTAGGATTTGCTTCTGTTAATTTAGTGGCTAATCTTGATGTGTTTTTTCTTGCGCAATACAAACACTTAGTGCTTGAAGATATTACAGATATTGAAGATTGGCATGGATTTGTAGGCGGTATGTTTCATTTTTAGAAATTTACCTATATTGATAAAACAAACGAAGATATCATAGAAATCTATGGCAATGGTAACAATCTCCTATGCGAAAATTAAGAATTATAATCTGCATATTAATTAGTTTAAAATGTGCAATATCATGCGCCACCGTTTCAATTTATTCACAACCAACCAGCGTTTTTTTTAATCAAAAGCAAAGAGATCTTATTTTGCTTGAGAGATTTGATGCCGCATTAGCTCGTTTTGTAGATAATGCACATAGACGACCTGAATTATTTTCAGTTAATCGCAGTAAATTATACTCGCTTGCCGAAAAGCAAGAATTATTGACTACTTGGTCTGAATTATTTGCATATTTCTCATCTATTGAACAAATTAGAAGACGGTATATAAACTTTTTGATTTTAAGTCCTGATGACCCACGTTTTGCTTGGGGCTTTTTGCTCACTCATGCAGCGCTTGCATCTGAGTTAGCACATGGTTTGGTTTTTGCAGACATTATTTTAGACAATCGACAAATTGAAACACTTTTTGATGAGCGTAATGACGAGCTTGGATTGCCATTAAACTCATTTGCCGCTTTTAAATTGCAAACAATACATGTAGCCACAACATCGCAGTTTTATGCTGGTATGATGTGGATGAAAATTGCTCATAAAGAGCTGCAAAAACAACAAGCATTTACTTCAGATATTGTGACTCGTTTATGGGATACAGCGACAGTTAATACTGAAGTTGCAGGCAATAGTTTAAAACAAAAAGGAATTAAACTATACACGGGCAATGCTCTTGATATTTTAAAAGAACAAACAGCTAAAGTTGTTTTTCCGATGCAAAAGTCATTTGCAACTTGGGCCGGAGATACTCGTGTAGCTCGTGATGGACAGCCACTAATTCAACAAAAATTACGTGAAGCTTTAATAAAAAAGTTAAGACCCGGAGACATTATTGTCACCAGACAAAATTGGTTTTTATCAAATATTGGCTTACCGGGTTTTTGGCCACATGCAGAATTATATATTGGCACACCAGCAGATCTGAAGGCCTATTTTGATTCTGATCCAGAATTCAAAGCTTGGTTAGAAATTCAACCAGAGGATGTAAGAAGTTTTACCGATTTACTTGAAAGAAGGTTTAACCAAAAGTGGAGTGTCTATGCAAATGGTAAAGACTTTCAAGGGCATCAGCCGATTCGGATAATTGAGGCGATCAGTGAAGGGGTAAGTTTTACTGCCACAGAACATGCATTTGGTGTTGATTATCTTGGCGCAATGCGACCAAAGTTATCCCGCTTAGCCAAAGCTAAAGCCATTATTCGTGCTTTTGCTTTTGTAGGCCGACCATATGATTTTGATTTTGACTTTTTTTCAGACAATACTTTGGTATGCACTGAACTCGTATATAAATCATATCAACCAACTGGTTTGAGCATTCCTTTAGTTAATATCGCTGGTCGACGAACATTACCAGCCAATGAAATAGTTAAATTTTATGCAAATCAAGCAACAAACAAACTACATCAACTTGATTTTGTTGCATTTATCGATGGAAGAGAGAATCAGGGCGATGCAGTTTTCTCAGATGA from Deltaproteobacteria bacterium includes these protein-coding regions:
- a CDS encoding NUDIX hydrolase, translated to MDSQNINSRDVWQGRMLKVSIDTVSLPNGNSVDLEIIRHPGAAAILPIDDQNRVVLVRQVRHATGGWLLEIPAGKLDDKEEPETCARRELREETGLVAGKLTPMGVIWTTPGFTDERIWLFLATELSEVKQSLDVDEVLTIERYEFDDALTMAINGEIEDSKSICALLRARHYL
- a CDS encoding S49 family peptidase — its product is MKKIFVRLAIGFTTFWLVVFVIVIIALLMHETVKSDSILKITLAGPLTEQKTPRLAALFDEQHSFSIREIIESIKSAANDSRIKGLVLEVQQSTGSVASLNEIEEAMAYFRESGKWNAAFIETAGELSSGDAILALAATANEIYLAPSGQINLTGLRLVVPFFKGTLKKLEIEPYVAKRYQYKNAPDTFTENSFSIAHKESIKTLTDDLESTVAEHLAKRRKVTTEVIAKWQEASPINSKEAHEKGLVDHLAYWNTVATIAQKKAGRDDCFVSLSNYINAHTLHKNGRKIALIVGSGEIHRGNSSSLLNGGPDIGCATMVKAFSNARQQNVAGILFRINSPGGSYVASDIIRHEIELCHAQKIPVVVSMGTYAASGGYLATLGADHVVATPGTITGSIGVYAMSFATRRFWQNLLGVTFDVYATNPNAVDLWFLDPPNKRERMALDRDLDRIYQDFIVKTATARKKSSDEIDAIAKGKIWSGKSAVANGLVDELGGIEVALNRLKSLAKIKDTDDVNIIELPIDDGPFAMLQQLTSKASYFSNIRSSKLRQAINTAARWSNSDNESLLMLPKGFSVRF
- a CDS encoding protein tyrosine phosphatase, producing the protein MLERFDAALARFVDNAHRRPELFSVNRSKLYSLAEKQELLTTWSELFAYFSSIEQIRRRYINFLILSPDDPRFAWGFLLTHAALASELAHGLVFADIILDNRQIETLFDERNDELGLPLNSFAAFKLQTIHVATTSQFYAGMMWMKIAHKELQKQQAFTSDIVTRLWDTATVNTEVAGNSLKQKGIKLYTGNALDILKEQTAKVVFPMQKSFATWAGDTRVARDGQPLIQQKLREALIKKLRPGDIIVTRQNWFLSNIGLPGFWPHAELYIGTPADLKAYFDSDPEFKAWLEIQPEDVRSFTDLLERRFNQKWSVYANGKDFQGHQPIRIIEAISEGVSFTATEHAFGVDYLGAMRPKLSRLAKAKAIIRAFAFVGRPYDFDFDFFSDNTLVCTELVYKSYQPTGLSIPLVNIAGRRTLPANEIVKFYANQATNKLHQLDFVAFIDGRENQGDAVFSDEISFRDSYKRPKWDIVQK